One window from the genome of Bacillus kexueae encodes:
- a CDS encoding methyltransferase domain-containing protein, protein MVVLQTFQETLDSFLAKFNELVGKHDYTTSHYSQLEHLINEYAHFITNEKNQKVWEQLELQKMSEWNQLLADLRKQSARAVAMMEKYRALKLRDEKVEITDYFQNIESCIEEEFGSFRISFDSKVLLVGSGAFPMTPLLIAKRTGAEVVGIDIDEEAINLGRDVVERLGRGLNIKLEKSSVEDLELCRDLTHVIFSSTVESKYDILDQLYESTDEQVVVAMRYGDQLKSLFNYPMREVDENKWRLVENVIRPNQIFDIALYKKIF, encoded by the coding sequence TTGGTTGTATTACAAACGTTTCAAGAAACGTTAGATTCGTTTTTAGCAAAGTTTAACGAACTAGTGGGAAAGCATGATTATACGACAAGTCATTATTCTCAATTGGAGCATTTAATTAACGAATACGCTCATTTTATAACGAATGAAAAAAATCAAAAGGTTTGGGAGCAATTAGAACTTCAAAAAATGAGCGAATGGAATCAGCTTCTGGCGGATTTAAGAAAACAATCAGCACGAGCTGTTGCGATGATGGAAAAATATCGTGCTTTAAAGTTACGAGATGAAAAAGTAGAAATCACCGATTATTTTCAAAATATCGAATCATGCATAGAAGAAGAGTTCGGTAGTTTTCGAATTTCCTTTGATTCAAAAGTATTATTAGTAGGATCGGGTGCATTTCCAATGACTCCCTTATTAATCGCCAAACGCACCGGAGCGGAAGTAGTTGGCATCGATATTGATGAAGAGGCTATTAATCTTGGCCGAGATGTCGTGGAAAGATTGGGGAGAGGACTGAACATAAAGTTAGAAAAATCATCGGTGGAAGATCTTGAACTTTGTCGAGATCTCACCCATGTAATTTTTAGTTCAACGGTTGAAAGCAAATACGACATATTAGACCAATTATATGAGTCGACTGATGAACAAGTTGTAGTCGCGATGAGATATGGGGATCAGTTAAAATCTTTGTTTAATTATCCAATGAGAGAAGTGGATGAAAATAAGTGGCGGTTAGTTGAGAATGTAATACGCCCAAATCAAATCTTTGATATAGCTCTTTACAAAAAAATATTTTAA